A stretch of DNA from Streptomyces gobiensis:
TTTCCCTCGGGGCAGGTCTTCATGACGACCACCCTCGTGGTCGCGGTCGGGGTGGTGCTGTTCCCTCCCGTCGCGCGGCGCTGGTGGTGGCTCTTCGCCGCCGTGTTCGTCGCCGCGATGATGTGGAGCCGCACATGGCTCCACACCCAGTGGCTGAGCGACACCGTCGCGGCGGTGGCCGCCGGGGCCGGGTCCGCACTGCTGCTGTGGCTCGCCTTCGCTCCGCTCCTGGAGCGGGAGGCGGTGCGGGCGGCGGCCGGCCGCCTGTTTGACTGACCGCACAGCGGGGCCGGATCACTCCAGGGAGAGCGGTATAGTTCTTTATTGACGATCGCAAGAAATAAAGAATACTCTCGCTCCAGATGACTGTCCGGCGCGTGCGAAGACCATGAGGCCGACGCCCGTCAGGCGCCCCCGCCGAGAGCGGCGGCATCGCTCCGCCCGGTGAGGCGCTGACCGAGGAAGGGAAATCATGGCCGTTACGCAAGGTCGGGTCCCGCCCACCGTGGAGCTGACCGCCGGTCGGCTGCGAGGTGACACTGAGGGCGGTGTCGCCGTGTTTAAGGGAGTGCCCTACGCCGCACCCCCGGTCGGTGCACTGAGGTGGCGCCCGGCGCAGACCCACGCGGGCTGGAGCGGCACGCGGGACGCGACCGCCGCCGGGCCGAGTGCACCGCAGATGTTCATGGAGGGCGGCGACCCCGTACTCGGCGGCCACGGCTTCCCGCCCTTCGACGAAGACTGTCTGACGCTCAATGTGTGGACACCGGCCGTCGACGCCGCCAAGCGGCCGGTGATGGTCTGGATCCATGGCGGTGGCTTCGTCTCCGGGTCCGGCTCGCTCCCCAACTACTCCGGTGAGACCTTCGCTCGCAACGGTGACCTGGTCGTCGTCACCATCAACTACCGCATCGGCCCGCTCGGTTACCTCTGCTTCGGTGAAGAAGGCGGCGGGGAAGCGGCAACAGGAAACCTCTGGCTCACCGACCAGCTCGCGGCGCTGCGCTGGGTATACGACAACATCGCGCACTTTGGCGGAGATCCGCACAGCGTTACGGTCGCCGGCCAGTCGGGCGGCGCCATATCCACCGCGGCGCTGGCCGGGCACCCCGAAGCCCAAGGGCTGTTCCAGCGCGCCATCCTGCAGAGCCCGCCCTTCGGCCTGGACATCCCGACCCGCGCCAAGTATCTCCAGCGGACCGCCGCCTATCTGGAGATCACCGGCGCGAAGGACCTCGATGAACTCCGCGGCCTGCCCTGGTCACGGTTGACCGAGGCGGCCGGAGAGCTGTTCGGCCACACCATGCGATGGGGTTACTGGCCCACACCGTTCCTCCCGGTACGCGACGACATCACGCTGCTCCGCCACCCCGCCGACACACTCCTCCACGGCGCCGCGACCGATATAGACGTCCTGATCGGCTGGACCCGTGAGGAAGCCAACTTCGGCTTCGCCCTGGACAAGGGATACGCGGCGGCGACCAGGGATCAAGTGATCAACAGGATCGCGGACACCTTCAAGGCCGATGCCGTCGACGTGTACGCCGCGTACGAGCGGACCCGGCCCGGCGCCCGGCCCGCGGACGTGCTCATGGACCTGATCACGGATGAACTGTTCCGCGTGCCCAGCCTGGAGCTGGCCGAGTCCCGGGCAGCTCTCGGACGTCCGGTCTGGGCCTACCAGTTTGACTTCCCCACACCTGCGCTGGGCGGCAGGCTCGCCGCCGCCCACTGCCTGGAACTGCCCTTCGTCTTCGACAACTTCGACAACTGGTCGCACGCACCCTTCCTCGAAGGAATCGAGTCCACCGCCCGGGACGGCCTTGCACAGGCCATGCACCGGGCATGGATCTCCTTCGTCCGCACCGGCGATCCCAACCACCATGCCCTGCCGATCTGGGAGCGGTACGACGGGAAGACCCGCGCCACCATGCGCTTCGACTCCGTCACCACCACCGTCAGCGACCTCGCCGGGCATTCACGCCGACTGCACCACCGGGCATCCAAGCAGGCATAGACCAGGCATAGAGACAGCCCAGAGCAAGTCCGCGAAGCAATAATCTCGCTAGTTACACGTGCAATGTGCTCCAACAATCCTCCGGCCCGCTGCGAGCGGGAGCCGACCTACGCTACGGAATGGAACGAACCCCATGACCAAGACCCCGGCGGCCCGGCCGCGCACGCTCACCGCCCCCGACGGCACCGCCTTCCGTGACCTGAACGGCAACGGCGTCATGGAGCCCTACGAGAACCCCCGACTGCCGGTCGGCGAGCGCGTCGCCGACCTCCTGCGGCGCATGACGCTGGAAGAGAAAACGGGTCTGCTCTTCCAAACCATGATCACCATCAACGCCGATGGCTCCCTGGTCGAGCCGGAGCCGGGAGCCCCGGACGACGACCCGATGTGTGCCTCCACCTCCGCCATGGTGACGGGCAAGCTCATGAACCACTTCAACCTGTTCGGAGCCGCCGCCCCGCGCCGCATGGCCGAGTGGAACAACCGCCTGCAGGACCTGGCCGCAACGACCCGCCTGGGCATTCCGGTGACCATCTCGACCGATCCCCGCCACGGCTTCGTGGACAACCTGGCCGCCAGCGTGCACACCGAAGGCTTCTCACTCTGGCCCGAACCACCGGGCCTGGCCGCCATCGGCGACGAGGAACTCGTGCGCCGGCACGCCGACATCGTCCGCCGCGAATATCTCGCCGTCGGTATCCGCCTGGCCCTTCATCCCATGGCCGATCTGGCCACCGAGCCCCGCTGGCCGCGCGTGCTGGGCACCTTCGGCTCCGACGCCGAAGTAGCCGCCCGCATGGTCGGCGCGTACATCCGCGGCCTCCAGGGCGAGATCCTCGGGACCAGCAGCATCTCGGCGATGACCAAGCACTTCCCCGGCGCCGGCCCACAGCTGGGGGGCGAGGACGCCCACTTCCCCTACGGCCGCGAACAGGTCTACCCCGGCGATAACTTCGACTATCACCTGATCCCCTTCGAAGCCGCGTTCGCGGCGGGGACCTCGCAGATCATGCCCTACTACGCCATGCCCGTCGGCACGCCCTACGAAGAGATCGGCTTCGGCTTCAACAAGGGAATCATCACCGGGCTGCTGCGGGAGAAATACGGCTTCGACGGCATCGTCTGCACCGACTGGGGCCTGGTCACCGACGCGCAGATCTTCGGGGCGCCCTTCCCCGCACGCGCCTGGGGAGCCGAGGAACTGGACCGGCTCACCCGCGTGGAACGCATCATCGACGCCGGCGCCGACCAGCTCGGCGGCGAGGCGGCGCCCGAGCTCATCGTGGAACTCGTACGCAGCGGCAGGGTGACGACCGAGCGCATCGACGCCTCGGTGGCACGCCTGCTGCGGGAGAAGTTCATCCTCGGTCTGTTCGACAATCCGTATGTGGACCCCGACGCCGCCGCACGGATCTGCGGCAACCGCGAGTTCACCGCGGCCGGACTCGCCGCGCAGAGCCGCTCGATCACCATCCTCAAGGACCGCCCTCAGGACGCGCCGACGCCCGTGCTGCCCCTCGCGTCCGGCATTCGGGTCTATGTCCAGGGCATCGATCCCGGTATCGCCGGGCAGTACGCCACCGTGGTGGCCACCCCCGAGGAGGCCGATGTCGCGCTGGTCCGCGTCGCCGCACCCTGCGACGAGCGGACCGAGGGCATCGAGACCTTCTTCCGTGCCGGCCGGCTCCACTTCACCGAGGACGAACTGCGCCCCGTCCTCGATACAGCCGCGGCCGTCCCCACCGTGGTCGACATCTTCCTCGACCGTCCCGCGGTCATACCGGAGATCGCTGAGCATTCGGCGGTGCTGGTGGCCAACTACGGTGCCTCGGACACCGCGTTGCTGGACGTGCTCTTCGGCCGGGCGGAGGCCGAAGGGCGTCTGCCCTTTGAACTCTCCCGTTCGACAGAGAGCGTCGCCGCCGGTCATGAGGACGTGCCCAACGACTCGGGTGACCCCCTCTTCCCCTACGGCCACGGCCTGCGTCTGACATCACTCACTCAGCGCTGAGGGACCGGCTTCCAGGGAGCGCCGCCGATGGTTTCGGCGGCGCTCCCGCGTCCCCGGCCCTCCCGCAGTTGCGGCGCGCTACCAGCCGGTCATGGAATCCCACAGCCGTTTCGGTGATCAGCGGGCCGCGTCCTTGGCAGGGCAGCCGTGGCCACCGGTGCCCCAGGCAAGGTGCGCCCGAAAGGCGCGTGCGCCGTGGACGTCAAAATTACGATGGCCAATGCATGGCGATACCGGTTTTCGCGGCGCCCCGACGGACGGCGCCGAGATGCCTCCGATGAGATAACGCGTGTAACGTAAAGGGTGGAACCGGTCGCATGACCGTAGGGCTCGATTAAGGACGTCATGGTCAAAGATCCAACCGCCCCGGCGTCGATCACCAGCGCGGACGTGGCCCGCCTGGCAGGGGTGTCACGGGCCACCGTGTCCTTCGTGCTCAACGACACCCAGTCGCACCGGGTCAGCGCGAGTACGCGTGCGCGCGTGCTGGCCGCGGCCGAACAGTTGGGTTACGTCCCGCACGCCGCCGCCCGGTCTCTGCGAGCCGGCCACAGCAACCTGGTGCTGATGCCCACATCCGTCTCGGCGATCGGCCGTCTGCTCAGCGGCTGGCTGGACGATCTGCACAGCGAGCTTGAGCGCCACGGATACACCACCGTGCTGCATGCCGGCCGGTTCCCCGACCCGGTCACCGCCGCCCGGGCCTGGGCCGAGCTCCGGCCCGCGGCGGTGTTTGTCCTGGAGAGCGATGGCTTCACCGCGCAGGCGGGCGATGTCCTGCGGCGTGCGGGTGTCCGTGGCCTGCTTGCCTTCGCCGCCCGGCCGGTGGAGGGCGTCCACACCATCGCACTCGACCACTCACGCATCGGCGCGGTCGCCATGGAACACCTCATCTCCCGTGGGCGGCGCAGCATCGGCGTGGTCATGCCGCGAGAGCGCGGCCTCGATGTTTTTGCCCAGCCGCGTCTGGCCGGCGCGCAGGGTGTCGCCGCACGCAGCATGGCGACCGTCACCGCGGTGGAGATGGCGTACACCCAGGAGTCCGCTGTTGAGTTGGCCAAGCGCTGGTCGAGCCTGGGCCTGGACGGGGTATTCGCCTACAACGACGAGTACGCGGCCCTGCTGCTGCACGCGCTTCAGGACGAGGGCATCTCCGTCCCGGACGAGGTGGCCATTGTCGGCTCTGATGACCTTGTGCTGTCCGCTGTGCAGCGGCCCTCGCTCACGACCATCAGTCTGGACCTGCCCTCCCCCGCACACATCGCTGACACCCTGCACGAGTTGATCGAGCGTGGCGCAGCGCCCGCGGTGCCCGGTATGGAACCCGTTCTCGTCCACCGGCAGTCCTCTTGAGCGATCTTTCTGAGCCGGATCATGGTCACTCAACGATCTGCGGGTGCCTGCGGTTAGTCCGCAGGGGGCGTGGCCTCGGACGATGTTGTCGGTCGGCTGCCTTCTCTCGTCAGCCGGTGAGCGAAGACCCACCACAGAACTAGCGCGGTGCCCGCGCCGACCATGGCGCCCGCCAGCGTGTCGCTGAGCCAGTGCGCATGGAGCCAGCTTCGGCTCCACATCATCGCCAAGGTGATCAGCGTGCCGAACAGCCACCAGGCCCGTCGGCGCGCTGCCGGAATGAGCAGAGCGCCGACGATCACCACGAGGAGCGCCGTTCCGGCAACGTGTCCGGAGGGGAAGGAGCCGTGGTCCACCCGGACCAGTGGGTTCTCCGGGCGAGGCCGGTCGACAAGGTGCTTGAGGGCCAGTACGACGAGCACGTTCCCCGCCAGGTATGTGGTGAGCAGGTAGAGCAGAGACCACCAGCGCTTCCGCGTGATGAAGAAGATCAGCAGGGCGACGGGAACCACCGCTCCGGGAGGCCCGCCGACCCAGTTGAGTATGGCGGCCATGGCCGCGTAGAGACCGTCGTGCGGGCCTCCCATCCAGAGCAGCCAGCGCTCGTCCAGGTCTTGGAAGGGCGGTCGCTCGGGACGGGCATGGACGACGAGGGCCAGCACAGCGG
This window harbors:
- a CDS encoding phosphatase PAP2 family protein — protein: MSGSRHDAATDLAHVLDGIGGPLGLIAPLALAGCLSVYGRWRSAVFVFTTSVLANILVVLPMKQIVDRARPPQPWVLVNQGSFPSGQVFMTTTLVVAVGVVLFPPVARRWWWLFAAVFVAAMMWSRTWLHTQWLSDTVAAVAAGAGSALLLWLAFAPLLEREAVRAAAGRLFD
- a CDS encoding phosphatase PAP2 family protein, producing MLPLGLVFVLATAVLALVVHARPERPPFQDLDERWLLWMGGPHDGLYAAMAAILNWVGGPPGAVVPVALLIFFITRKRWWSLLYLLTTYLAGNVLVVLALKHLVDRPRPENPLVRVDHGSFPSGHVAGTALLVVIVGALLIPAARRRAWWLFGTLITLAMMWSRSWLHAHWLSDTLAGAMVGAGTALVLWWVFAHRLTREGSRPTTSSEATPPAD
- a CDS encoding glycoside hydrolase family 3 protein, whose translation is MTKTPAARPRTLTAPDGTAFRDLNGNGVMEPYENPRLPVGERVADLLRRMTLEEKTGLLFQTMITINADGSLVEPEPGAPDDDPMCASTSAMVTGKLMNHFNLFGAAAPRRMAEWNNRLQDLAATTRLGIPVTISTDPRHGFVDNLAASVHTEGFSLWPEPPGLAAIGDEELVRRHADIVRREYLAVGIRLALHPMADLATEPRWPRVLGTFGSDAEVAARMVGAYIRGLQGEILGTSSISAMTKHFPGAGPQLGGEDAHFPYGREQVYPGDNFDYHLIPFEAAFAAGTSQIMPYYAMPVGTPYEEIGFGFNKGIITGLLREKYGFDGIVCTDWGLVTDAQIFGAPFPARAWGAEELDRLTRVERIIDAGADQLGGEAAPELIVELVRSGRVTTERIDASVARLLREKFILGLFDNPYVDPDAAARICGNREFTAAGLAAQSRSITILKDRPQDAPTPVLPLASGIRVYVQGIDPGIAGQYATVVATPEEADVALVRVAAPCDERTEGIETFFRAGRLHFTEDELRPVLDTAAAVPTVVDIFLDRPAVIPEIAEHSAVLVANYGASDTALLDVLFGRAEAEGRLPFELSRSTESVAAGHEDVPNDSGDPLFPYGHGLRLTSLTQR
- a CDS encoding LacI family DNA-binding transcriptional regulator, which encodes MVKDPTAPASITSADVARLAGVSRATVSFVLNDTQSHRVSASTRARVLAAAEQLGYVPHAAARSLRAGHSNLVLMPTSVSAIGRLLSGWLDDLHSELERHGYTTVLHAGRFPDPVTAARAWAELRPAAVFVLESDGFTAQAGDVLRRAGVRGLLAFAARPVEGVHTIALDHSRIGAVAMEHLISRGRRSIGVVMPRERGLDVFAQPRLAGAQGVAARSMATVTAVEMAYTQESAVELAKRWSSLGLDGVFAYNDEYAALLLHALQDEGISVPDEVAIVGSDDLVLSAVQRPSLTTISLDLPSPAHIADTLHELIERGAAPAVPGMEPVLVHRQSS
- a CDS encoding carboxylesterase/lipase family protein; this encodes MAVTQGRVPPTVELTAGRLRGDTEGGVAVFKGVPYAAPPVGALRWRPAQTHAGWSGTRDATAAGPSAPQMFMEGGDPVLGGHGFPPFDEDCLTLNVWTPAVDAAKRPVMVWIHGGGFVSGSGSLPNYSGETFARNGDLVVVTINYRIGPLGYLCFGEEGGGEAATGNLWLTDQLAALRWVYDNIAHFGGDPHSVTVAGQSGGAISTAALAGHPEAQGLFQRAILQSPPFGLDIPTRAKYLQRTAAYLEITGAKDLDELRGLPWSRLTEAAGELFGHTMRWGYWPTPFLPVRDDITLLRHPADTLLHGAATDIDVLIGWTREEANFGFALDKGYAAATRDQVINRIADTFKADAVDVYAAYERTRPGARPADVLMDLITDELFRVPSLELAESRAALGRPVWAYQFDFPTPALGGRLAAAHCLELPFVFDNFDNWSHAPFLEGIESTARDGLAQAMHRAWISFVRTGDPNHHALPIWERYDGKTRATMRFDSVTTTVSDLAGHSRRLHHRASKQA